Proteins co-encoded in one Dreissena polymorpha isolate Duluth1 chromosome 12, UMN_Dpol_1.0, whole genome shotgun sequence genomic window:
- the LOC127852649 gene encoding protein lev-9-like, with protein MWENANCTIKDCGTLPNPEHGSIEILSDTKYLAEVAYTCKHGYELIGDQSRTCQSTGTWSGETPYCRQTGVPKIVCPTNTDYRGREWREVLSGTLRTQLCDDNERFKGNASRFCAADGSWQHPQYNCVRDSVDHVLNQVCDFTLTYVRIDTIYNNTFYNILNRRMPLISLMQLRVLLH; from the exons ATGTGGGAAAATGCGAACTGTACAATTAAAG ATTGTGGTACTCTTCCCAACCCTGAACATGGTAGCATTGAAATACTATCGGATACCAAGTATTTGGCGGAAGTGGCGTATACGTGTAAACATGGATATGAATTAATAGGTGATCAGTCGAGAACATGCCAGTCTACAGGCACGTGGTCTGGGGAGACGCCATATTGTCGACAAACAG GAGTACCGAAGATTGTGTGCCCTACTAACACGGATTACCGTGGCCGAGAATGGAGAGAAGTCTTATCCGGTACTCTTAGAACTCAACTGTGTGATGATAATGAACGTTTCAAAG GGAATGCTAGCAGATTTTGTGCGGCAGATGGATCATGGCAACACCCACAGTACAACTGCGTTCGGGATTCGGTTGACCATGTCCTTAATCAAGTATGTGATTTTACGCTAACGTACGTGCGGATAGATACAATCTACAATAAcactttttataacattttaaatcgACGGATGCCACTCATCTCTTTGATGCAGTTGAGGGTATTACTGCATTAG